A single window of Prionailurus viverrinus isolate Anna chromosome F1, UM_Priviv_1.0, whole genome shotgun sequence DNA harbors:
- the S100A9 gene encoding protein S100-A9: MADQLSQMECSIETIINIFHQYSVRLGHPDQLNQKEMKQLVKKELPNFLKKQKKNDNAINKIMEDLDTNGDKELDFNEFSILVGRLTVASHEEMHKNAPEGEGHSHGPGFGEGGQSHCHSHSGHGHSHGGHGHSH; the protein is encoded by the exons ATGGCGGACCAGCTGTCACAGATGGAATGCAGCATTGAGACCATCATCAACATCTTCCACCAGTACTCTGTGCGGCTGGGGCACCCGGACCAACTCaaccagaaagaaatgaaacagctGGTGAAAAAAGAGCTGCCGAATTTCCTCAAG aagcagaagaagaatGACAATGCCATAAACAAGATCATGGAGGACCTGGACACAAATGGAGACAAGGAGCTGGACTTCAATGAGTTCTCCATCCTGGTGGGCAGGCTGACGGTAGCCTCCCATGAGGAAATGCATAAGAATGCCCCTGAAGGAGAAGGCCACAGCCATGGGCCAGGCTTTGGGGAAGGTGGCCAGAGCCACTGCCATAGCCACAGTGGCCACGGCCATAGCCATGGTGGCCATGGCCACAGCCACTAA